A single genomic interval of uncultured Sphaerochaeta sp. harbors:
- a CDS encoding sulfite exporter TauE/SafE family protein produces MQYLLVFLVAIAATFLQTSIGFGFAVFAMIFLPMVLPYGTAIAICQAIAILNTTYLAIRYYKYIQWKIMIPLLIPTLVLGIAFTLVSFSFETQYLKAMLGFVLLLLSLYFFRFSNSFHVQPTRKTGMAMGAISGVGNGLFGIGGPPAALYLLPAINEKLAYLATVQAYFTFNNITNLTTRILKGAFELSHIGLLIVGWLGVGLGTVLGLIAFKRVKTEIFKKLVYAFVGLNGAWIIIQELIIPFFQ; encoded by the coding sequence ATGCAGTATCTTCTCGTGTTTCTTGTAGCTATTGCTGCAACCTTCCTGCAGACCAGTATCGGGTTTGGGTTCGCTGTGTTTGCAATGATCTTTCTTCCTATGGTACTTCCCTACGGAACGGCTATTGCAATTTGCCAAGCAATCGCAATCCTGAATACAACATACCTTGCAATACGTTACTACAAATATATCCAGTGGAAGATAATGATTCCCCTTCTCATACCAACATTGGTTTTGGGTATAGCCTTCACACTTGTTTCCTTTTCTTTTGAAACACAGTATCTGAAAGCGATGTTGGGATTTGTACTCCTGTTGCTCTCATTGTATTTCTTTCGGTTCTCGAACAGTTTTCATGTACAACCAACACGCAAGACAGGGATGGCCATGGGTGCAATTTCTGGGGTGGGAAATGGCTTGTTTGGTATTGGGGGACCTCCCGCTGCGTTATATCTGCTTCCTGCCATCAATGAAAAACTTGCCTATCTGGCTACAGTCCAGGCCTATTTTACCTTCAATAATATTACGAATCTGACCACACGTATTCTGAAGGGTGCATTTGAGTTGAGTCATATAGGACTACTTATTGTTGGTTGGTTGGGTGTTGGATTGGGGACTGTACTTGGCTTGATTGCCTTCAAGCGTGTGAAGACTGAGATTTTCAAGAAACTTGTCTACGCATTCGTTGGGCTGAATGGAGCGTGGATCATTATACAGGAGTTGATTATTCCTTTCTTTCAGTGA
- a CDS encoding MarR family transcriptional regulator, with the protein MSDDEIKANVFGSLFLVANRLQVLGDSIDEQVSTKQWLLLAVLFSCENQKCSLTELSKKTGSSRQNVKKMAAILEKRGFLELTRSELDKRTVEVAPTQACLSHLKTRQGDERAFVDTFFADFDTEMLAVVHRSITQWMKNLGRMEDTYGKEE; encoded by the coding sequence ATGAGTGATGATGAGATAAAGGCAAATGTATTCGGCTCACTCTTTCTTGTTGCTAATCGGTTACAGGTGTTGGGGGATTCCATCGATGAGCAGGTTTCCACTAAGCAGTGGTTGTTGTTGGCAGTATTATTCTCCTGCGAGAACCAGAAGTGTTCGCTGACTGAACTCTCAAAAAAGACTGGGAGTAGCCGCCAGAATGTGAAAAAGATGGCTGCAATACTCGAAAAGCGTGGGTTTCTTGAGCTTACGAGATCAGAGTTGGACAAGAGAACAGTGGAGGTGGCGCCGACACAGGCCTGTCTTTCCCATCTGAAGACACGACAAGGGGATGAACGTGCATTTGTTGACACCTTCTTTGCCGATTTTGATACTGAGATGCTTGCGGTAGTACACAGGAGCATTACCCAATGGATGAAGAATTTAGGACGTATGGAGGATACGTATGGGAAGGAGGAGTAA
- a CDS encoding DUF6544 family protein: MGRRSKVVLSIVAIIVVVLLVLLLPPSVLQKRFAGIEQEFVQNLESKEEVFTLEELEGYPLPVQRFYTEGGFIGKQKMSGLKAVFSDVPFSLGRDKPAISIDYTQINDASEPLRFAYINSHIYGLPFQGLDSFSGGRGSMEGYLAKRIRLFNQRGGHMDKACLVTYLAEAFFLPTVALSDMVSWEAIDETHAKATMKAYGMEVSGIFTFSETGEMLVFSTEDRMAASMDGSLEQVPWSAECGEYVIQDGMRVPTRLKATWHYPQGDLLYFDGKDVQITYYY; this comes from the coding sequence ATGGGAAGGAGGAGTAAGGTGGTCTTGAGCATTGTTGCGATAATTGTGGTGGTTTTATTGGTGCTATTGCTACCGCCTTCTGTACTGCAGAAGCGTTTTGCTGGTATTGAGCAGGAGTTCGTACAAAACCTGGAATCAAAGGAAGAGGTGTTCACCCTCGAGGAATTGGAAGGGTATCCCCTTCCTGTCCAGCGGTTTTATACTGAGGGTGGATTTATTGGAAAGCAAAAGATGAGTGGACTCAAGGCTGTCTTCTCTGATGTGCCCTTTTCCCTTGGAAGGGATAAGCCTGCCATCTCAATCGATTATACACAGATCAATGATGCAAGTGAGCCTCTGAGGTTTGCGTATATTAATTCCCATATCTATGGACTTCCTTTCCAGGGATTGGATTCCTTCTCCGGTGGAAGAGGTTCCATGGAGGGGTATCTTGCAAAACGAATCAGGCTGTTCAACCAGAGGGGCGGTCATATGGATAAAGCCTGTTTGGTGACCTATCTTGCAGAGGCTTTCTTTCTTCCCACTGTTGCACTCAGTGACATGGTATCGTGGGAGGCTATTGATGAAACCCATGCAAAGGCAACGATGAAAGCCTACGGAATGGAGGTATCGGGCATTTTTACCTTCTCTGAAACAGGTGAGATGCTGGTTTTCTCTACCGAGGATAGAATGGCGGCCTCTATGGACGGGTCTCTTGAACAGGTTCCCTGGAGCGCCGAGTGCGGTGAGTATGTAATCCAGGATGGTATGCGAGTTCCCACTCGGCTCAAGGCAACATGGCACTACCCTCAAGGTGATCTGCTTTACTTTGATGGAAAGGATGTCCAGATAACGTACTACTATTGA
- a CDS encoding LacI family DNA-binding transcriptional regulator has product MRKIIFQIRGAMGLTQKEIARNLGISYMTVNRALNNNGYVSKELREKILSYAKEMGYEPHRASQVLVRNTTRTIALFSSSLPEYFWEEVDKGVRAAAAQLRAFNYEVHYHRIPELDTDAYIKELEREINQGVDGIALVNQRKYRMGTILHRIEEAGIPYVTFNVDAPKSKRLCYIGSDYQAGGRLAADFIARTLQLSPKKEVLVLQCNEELYSLHKEPDINKMRLEGFLSLMQSVFPEITIHVEYFDTRLQVGYKDNQILNLVQQYKDRVQAMYLIPAFNTDFVKALETTQTKGMITVLHDLDTVSIHQLQTRLLSAVIHQSPTLQGYYTVKTLEQIIEQKVARPLPTVEIDHNLVLTENRDLIQGILATRLGH; this is encoded by the coding sequence ATGAGGAAAATCATTTTCCAAATTCGGGGAGCTATGGGCCTTACACAGAAAGAAATTGCACGGAACCTAGGAATTTCCTACATGACGGTTAACCGCGCATTGAACAATAATGGGTATGTCTCAAAGGAACTGCGGGAGAAAATTCTCTCCTATGCTAAGGAGATGGGCTATGAGCCCCACCGAGCAAGCCAAGTACTGGTTAGAAACACTACCAGAACCATTGCACTCTTCTCTTCCTCTCTCCCTGAGTATTTTTGGGAAGAAGTAGATAAGGGAGTAAGAGCAGCCGCAGCACAGTTGAGAGCGTTCAACTATGAAGTGCACTACCATAGAATTCCAGAGCTCGACACTGATGCATACATTAAGGAGTTGGAGAGAGAGATCAACCAAGGTGTTGATGGGATAGCATTGGTCAATCAACGTAAATATCGCATGGGAACCATTCTTCACAGGATTGAGGAAGCTGGAATTCCCTATGTCACCTTCAACGTCGATGCCCCAAAAAGCAAACGTCTTTGTTACATAGGTTCAGATTACCAGGCAGGAGGCAGACTTGCTGCAGACTTCATTGCAAGGACGCTTCAGCTCTCCCCCAAGAAAGAGGTTCTCGTCCTGCAATGTAATGAGGAACTCTACTCGCTGCATAAGGAGCCCGATATCAACAAGATGCGGCTTGAGGGGTTTCTCTCCCTCATGCAATCGGTCTTTCCTGAAATCACCATACACGTTGAGTATTTCGATACCCGTTTGCAGGTTGGGTACAAGGACAACCAAATCCTGAACCTGGTTCAACAGTACAAAGACAGGGTACAAGCAATGTATCTGATCCCTGCCTTCAATACTGACTTTGTCAAAGCTCTGGAAACCACCCAAACAAAGGGAATGATCACAGTCCTGCACGACCTGGATACCGTATCCATCCACCAACTACAAACAAGACTACTCTCAGCGGTAATACACCAGAGCCCTACCCTCCAGGGATATTACACAGTAAAAACATTGGAGCAGATCATTGAACAGAAAGTAGCAAGACCACTTCCTACTGTAGAAATCGACCACAACCTTGTCCTTACCGAAAATAGGGACCTTATCCAAGGAATCCTGGCAACACGCCTAGGACACTAA
- a CDS encoding extracellular solute-binding protein yields the protein MKKLLFTLLVLLLAFSPLIAAGQEEKAGPPTLNVLFYSPELAEQYNDMVAAYKAETGVTLDITVLQTDYRSVLTSRLNSGDVPDIFMSSAYADNSTYKDYVYDLTDEAFIQELEPSALQGVTVDGRVLGYPFLVQSHSFIYNKQVFEENGITTLPKTLDEFEAVAKKLQANGVQPFATGFKEFWVLPQTAWQAIANVPVENYGGYENFVSMLNTGKLKFKDIPEMSQVFDLLDLIGEYGGPKPNESDFNDQTSALATGKVAMIHQGNWAEDSIRKTNPEVELGFLVGPTGNNAVTAGLMFDSNQTIRIAKDGENLEESLAWLQWLTTSEYGRNWIPGQVKQLSPIKGAAAPDSQIAESTTAMLGEGVPGYPWFYQMFPTGTEQQLGAILQGYCAGLTDRAETLDALDAAYTKIAKAAF from the coding sequence ATGAAAAAATTATTGTTCACACTCTTGGTCCTGCTTCTTGCTTTCTCCCCGCTCATTGCAGCAGGGCAGGAAGAAAAGGCCGGACCCCCGACTCTCAACGTTCTGTTCTACAGCCCTGAGCTTGCTGAGCAGTACAATGACATGGTAGCTGCTTATAAGGCAGAGACCGGTGTTACCTTGGATATCACTGTTCTCCAGACTGATTATCGTTCAGTACTGACCAGTCGTTTGAATAGTGGCGATGTCCCTGATATCTTTATGAGTAGTGCCTATGCAGACAACTCAACATACAAGGACTATGTCTATGACCTAACCGATGAAGCGTTCATCCAGGAATTGGAACCATCCGCTCTGCAGGGTGTCACGGTCGATGGCAGGGTACTTGGCTATCCATTCCTCGTGCAATCCCACTCTTTTATCTATAACAAACAGGTGTTTGAGGAGAATGGAATTACCACACTCCCGAAGACATTGGATGAGTTTGAGGCTGTTGCAAAGAAATTGCAGGCAAATGGTGTGCAGCCCTTTGCAACCGGCTTCAAGGAGTTCTGGGTGCTTCCCCAAACAGCATGGCAGGCCATTGCAAACGTTCCTGTTGAGAATTATGGCGGATATGAGAACTTTGTAAGCATGCTGAATACCGGCAAGCTCAAGTTCAAGGATATCCCTGAGATGAGTCAGGTCTTTGACCTACTTGACCTCATTGGTGAGTATGGTGGCCCCAAGCCCAATGAATCAGACTTCAATGACCAGACCTCTGCCCTTGCCACCGGCAAGGTAGCAATGATTCACCAAGGTAACTGGGCTGAGGACTCAATTAGAAAAACCAATCCTGAAGTGGAACTTGGTTTCTTGGTTGGTCCTACCGGAAACAATGCAGTGACTGCTGGTCTTATGTTTGATTCCAACCAGACAATCCGTATTGCCAAGGATGGAGAGAATCTTGAGGAATCCCTTGCTTGGCTACAGTGGCTTACCACGAGTGAGTATGGAAGAAACTGGATTCCTGGTCAGGTCAAGCAATTGTCCCCGATCAAGGGTGCAGCAGCTCCCGACTCCCAGATTGCTGAATCTACAACCGCCATGCTGGGTGAGGGAGTTCCAGGATACCCCTGGTTCTACCAGATGTTCCCCACCGGAACCGAGCAACAGCTTGGTGCTATTCTCCAAGGATATTGTGCAGGTCTGACTGACCGTGCAGAGACCTTGGATGCTCTTGATGCTGCCTATACCAAAATTGCCAAGGCGGCTTTCTAG